The Medicago truncatula cultivar Jemalong A17 chromosome 4, MtrunA17r5.0-ANR, whole genome shotgun sequence genome includes a region encoding these proteins:
- the LOC25494077 gene encoding lipoamide acyltransferase component of branched-chain alpha-keto acid dehydrogenase complex, mitochondrial — MLSRWICQRRALIYGQRLFRLSVSDTFTSGCSSSFRSSFSHSFLYDKAYSRIDFNLKHVKGYCFSAQPVLDIPVGNLVEVPLAQTGEGIAECELLKWYVQEGDYVDDFQPLCEVQSDKATIEITSRYKGKVSNILHGPGDIVKVGATLLKILIDEPSCPSTTFGDSENAKSPDSDQIFVNESAFTTVNFDDSENVKNLDSDIGKGKQAGVLSTPAVRSLAKEHGIDINEVCGTGKDGRVLKEDVLNFAVKKGISKTPSAFLHADFGEQLQGTEGYSCDAKNKYDRPSVDIILPLRGFQRAMVKSMSLAAKVPHFHYVDELNCDALVELKTSFQKNNPYTDVKHTFLPILIKSLSMALIKYPSVNSCFKEDAFEVILKGSHNIGIAMATPHGLVVPNIKNVQSLSILEITKELARLQQLASDNKLSSEDICSGTITLSNIGAIGGKFGSPLLNLPEVAIIAMGRIQKVPRFTDDGNVYPASLMTVNIGADHRVLDGATVARFCNEWKKLIENPELLVLHLK; from the exons ATGCTGAGCCGTTGGATTTGCCAGAGAAGAGCTTTGATCTACGGCCAGAGATTGTTCCGTCTCTCTGTTTCTGATACTTTCACTTCCGGGTGCTCCTCCTCTTTCCGTTCCTCATTTTCACACTCTTTTCTGTACGATAAAGCTTATTCTCGCATAGAT TTCAATTTGAAGCATGTTAAGGGATATTGTTTTTCTGCTCAACCTGTTTTGGACATTCCTGTCGGGAACTTAGTTGAAGTCCCTTTGGCACAGACTGGTGAAGGTATTGCAGAATGTGAACTTCTCAAATGGTATGTTCAAGAG GGggattatgttgatgattttcaACCACTCTGTGAAGTTCAAAGTGATAAAGCTACTATAGAAATTACAAGTCGCTACAAAGGAAAAGTTTCTAATATTCTGCATGGTCCCGGTGACATTGTAAAG GTCGGAGCAACCCTATTAAAGATATTGATTGATGAGCCTTCATGTCCTTCAACGACTTTTGGTGACTCAGAAAATGCGAAGTCACCTGATTCTGATCAGATATTTGTTAATGAGTCTGCATTCACTACAGTAAATTTTGACGATTCAGAAAATGTAAAGAACCTAGATTCTGATATTGGAAAGGGGAAACAAGCAGGAGTTCTATCAACACCTGCTGTAAGGAGTCTAGCAAAGGAGCATGGTATAGATATAAATGAAGTCTGTGGAACTGGAAAAGATGGAAGGGTTTTAAAAGAAGACGTGCTCAATTTTGCTGTCAAGAAAGGGATCAGTAAAACTCCATCTGCTTTTTTGCATGCTGATTTTGGAGAACAGCTTCAGGGAACAGAAGGATACAGCTGTGATgcgaaaaataaatatgataggCCTTCTGTGGACATAATACTTCCCCTAAG gGGATTCCAAAGAGCGATGGTAAAATCAATGTCTTTGGCTGCAAAAGTCCCACATTTTCATTATGTAGACGAGCTAAATTGTGATGCCCTAGTGGAGCTTAAAACGTCTTTTCAAAAGAATAATCCTTATACAGATGTCAAGCACACTTTCCTTCCAATATTAATCAAATCACTATCAATGGCACTCATCAAGTACCCCTCTGTGAACAGTTGCTTCAAAGAAGATGCATTTGAAGTCATCCTCAAAG GTTCACACAACATTGGAATTGCCATGGCAACACCACATGGTCTAGTTGTGCCGAATATAAAAAATGTTCAGTCTCTTTCCATATTGGAG ATAACCAAAGAGCTAGCAAGGTTGCAACAATTAGCTTCAGATAACAAGTTAAGTTCTGAGGATATATGTAGTGGGACAATCACTTTGAGTAACATTGGAGCAATTGGTGGAAAGTTTGGTTCCCCACTTCTTAATCTGCCCGAAGTCGCTATTATTGCCATGGGACGAATTCAGAAAGTTCCGCGGTTTACTGATGATGGAAATGTGTATCCTGCATCACTCATGACT GTTAATATTGGTGCAGATCACAGAGTCTTGGACGGAGCAACAGTTGCAAGATTTTGCAACGAGTGGaagaaattaattgaaaatcCAGAGTTACTCGTGTTGCATTTGAAATGA
- the LOC25494078 gene encoding probable acylpyruvase FAHD1, mitochondrial isoform X1, translating into MSTASSCQKLFDLGTKIIGVGRNYAAHAKELGNAVPKAPVLFLKPTSSYLKNGGTIEIPHNESSLHHEVELAVVIAKKARDVSESSAMDYVAGYALALDMTARDLQSAAKSAGLPWSLAKGQDTFTPISPIYQALQNPLFKASYQGGRTKSRGYATQHSILLGVGNGHRLPKTAVPNPDDLELWLKVDEEIRQKGSTKDLIFKLPFLISFISSYMTLFEGDVILTGTPPGVGPVKEGQKITAGITGLVDVEFNVGKRKISGT; encoded by the exons ATGTCGACGGCGTCTTCCTGTCAGAAACTCTTTGATTTAGGCACAAAGATCATCGGCGTCGGTAGAAACTACGCCGCTCACGCTAAAGAACTAGGCAACGCCGTTCCCAAG GCACCAGTGTTGTTTCTCAAACCAACATCTTCTTACTTGAAAAATGGCGGAACAATCGAAATTCCACACAATGAGAGTTCTCTCCATCACGAAGTCGAACTCGCCGTCGTCATCGCCAAGAAAGCTCGTGATGTCTCTGAATCCTCTGCCATGGATTACGTTGCTG GTTATGCTTTGGCACTGGATATGACTGCTAGGGACCTTCAATCTGCCGCTAAG TCTGCAGGTCTTCCATGGAGTTTGGCAAAAGGCCAGGATACGTTCACACCAATTAGTCCTATT TATCAAGCATTACAGAACCCTCTCTTTAAAGCTAGCTATCAAGGGGGACGAACCAAGTCACGTGGATACGCTACCCAGCATTCCATACTACTTGGTGTCGGAAATGGACACCGC TTACCCAAGACTGCAGTACCAAACCCTGATGATCTAGAGTTATGGCTAaag GTAGATGAGGAAATTCGGCAGAAGGGCTCGACCAAGGACTTGATATTCAAACTTCCATTTTTAATTAGCTTCATAAGCTCTTACATGACATTGTTTGAAGGAGATGTCATTCTAACTG GGACTCCCCCAGGTGTTGGCCCTGTGAAAGAAGGTCAAAAGATAACTGCTGGTATTACAGGTCTCGTGGACGTGGAGTTTAATGTTGGAAAAAGGAAAATATCCGGAACTTAA
- the LOC25494078 gene encoding probable acylpyruvase FAHD1, mitochondrial isoform X2, producing MSTASSCQKLFDLGTKIIGVGRNYAAHAKELGNAVPKAPVLFLKPTSSYLKNGGTIEIPHNESSLHHEVELAVVIAKKARDVSESSAMDYVAGYALALDMTARDLQSAAKSAGLPWSLAKGQDTFTPISPILPKTAVPNPDDLELWLKVDEEIRQKGSTKDLIFKLPFLISFISSYMTLFEGDVILTGTPPGVGPVKEGQKITAGITGLVDVEFNVGKRKISGT from the exons ATGTCGACGGCGTCTTCCTGTCAGAAACTCTTTGATTTAGGCACAAAGATCATCGGCGTCGGTAGAAACTACGCCGCTCACGCTAAAGAACTAGGCAACGCCGTTCCCAAG GCACCAGTGTTGTTTCTCAAACCAACATCTTCTTACTTGAAAAATGGCGGAACAATCGAAATTCCACACAATGAGAGTTCTCTCCATCACGAAGTCGAACTCGCCGTCGTCATCGCCAAGAAAGCTCGTGATGTCTCTGAATCCTCTGCCATGGATTACGTTGCTG GTTATGCTTTGGCACTGGATATGACTGCTAGGGACCTTCAATCTGCCGCTAAG TCTGCAGGTCTTCCATGGAGTTTGGCAAAAGGCCAGGATACGTTCACACCAATTAGTCCTATT TTACCCAAGACTGCAGTACCAAACCCTGATGATCTAGAGTTATGGCTAaag GTAGATGAGGAAATTCGGCAGAAGGGCTCGACCAAGGACTTGATATTCAAACTTCCATTTTTAATTAGCTTCATAAGCTCTTACATGACATTGTTTGAAGGAGATGTCATTCTAACTG GGACTCCCCCAGGTGTTGGCCCTGTGAAAGAAGGTCAAAAGATAACTGCTGGTATTACAGGTCTCGTGGACGTGGAGTTTAATGTTGGAAAAAGGAAAATATCCGGAACTTAA
- the LOC25494079 gene encoding epoxide hydrolase A, with amino-acid sequence MGTFFSKLRTLLLSNKATDTVINVFHDSKDSHREMELEGIEHRTVTVNGINMHIAEKGQGPLILFIHGFPDLWYSWRHQITYLACHGYRCVAPDLRGYGDTDIPSSPTSYTSLHVVGDIIGLLDAIAGDQEKVFVVGHDWGALTAWYLSLYRPERIKALVNLSVAFTPRNPKRKPLDTLRAVYGNDYYISRFQEPGDIEAEFAEIGTQRVLKEFLTYRNPGPLYLPKGKGFGHPIDSPILLPPWLSEQECNYYASKFDKTGFTGALNYYRNIDLNWELNAPWTGAQVKVPVKFIVGDLDLTYNAPGAKDYIHKGGMKRDVPLLEDVVVIEGAGHFIHQERADKINTYIYDFFKKF; translated from the exons ATGGGTACATTCTTTTCTAAGTTGCGCACCCTATTATTAAGCAACAAAGCGACAGACACTGTCATAAACGTTTTCCACGACTCAAAAGATTCACATAGAGAAATGGAATTGGAGGGCATAGAACACCGAACTGTAACCGTCAATGGCATCAATATGCACATAGCTGAAAAGGGTCAAGGTCCCCTCATCCTCTTCATCCATGGCTTCCCTGATCTATGGTATTCATGGCGCCACCAGATCACATATCTAGCTTGCCATGGTTACCGTTGTGTGGCCCCTGATCTCCGCGGATACGGAGACACCGATATACCATCCTCACCGACATCCTACACGAGCCTCCATGTCGTCGGTGATATCATCGGACTTCTTGATGCCATTGCTGGTGATCAAGAGAAGGTGTTTGTTGTGGGACATGATTGGGGTGCCCTTACTGCTTGGTATCTTTCCCTTTATCGCCCTGAAAGAATCAAGGCTCTTGTTAACTTGAGTGTTGCTTTTACTCCTAGAAACCCCAAAAGAAAGCCTCTTGATACCCTTAGAGCAGTTTATGGTAATGACTACTATATCTCAAGATTTCAG GAGCCTGGTGATATAGAAGCAGAGTTTGCTGAGATTGGAACTCAAAGAGTGCTCAAGGAATTTCTGACTTACCGCAACCCTGGTCCACTTTATCTACCTAAGGGTAAAGGTTTTGGACATCCAATTGATTCTCCTATACTGTTGCCCCCATGGCTATCTGAACAAGAATGTAATTACTATGCCTCCAAATTTGACAAGACTGGATTCACAGGGGCTTTGAATTACTACAGAAATATAGATCT AAATTGGGAGCTCAATGCTCCATGGACTGGTGCTCAAGTCAAAGTTCCAGTGAAGTTTATTGTGGGTGATCTTGACCTTACCTATAATGCACCTGGCGCAAAAGATTACATTCACAAAGGTGGGATGAAAAGAGATGTGCCACTTTTGGAGGATGTGGTAGTAATTGAAGGGGCAGGGCACTTCATCCATCAAGAAAGGGCTGATAAGATCAACACATACATTTacgatttcttcaaaaaattctaa